CAGTCTTGTCCATCGCTCAAACAGCTTGATGTTTTTCTTAAAGTCTTTTCTTAAGGCAACATCCTCTGTTTTTGCTTTTTTGGAAGGGTCGTAAAGCATTGCAGTACACAGACAATTCTGCCTGTTTTTGCTTTTCAGAATTTCCACATTGACACAGCTGTTACATCCTTTCCAGAATTCTTCATCATCTGTGAGGTCTCCATAAGATACAGGTATATAACCCAATCCGGAATTGATTTTCATCACAGCTGCGCCTGTAGTCAGTCCAAAGATTTTTGAATCCGGATATTTGCTGCGGCTAAGCTTGAATATTTCATTTTTGATCTGGCTGGCCAATCCGAATTTGCGGAATTGGGGTGCTACGATAAGACCAGAGTTGGCCACAAATTTTCCATGGCCCCAAGCTTCAATGTAGCAAAAACCGGCCCATTCACCATTGTTGGTCGTGGCAATTACGGCTTTACCTTCACGCATCTTGGCCTTGATGTACTCAGGAGATCTTTTGGCTATTCCAGTCCCGCGCGCTTTTGCAGACTCTTCCATTTCCAATGTGATTGTCTCAGCGTATATGCAGTCTTTTTCTGAAGCAGGTTTTATGATAAAGGAATTATTTTCCATTTTGTCCAATAGGAGATAAATGAATTGTAGATAGCCTTTCCAGGCCCATAGTTAAATTAGAATTTGATTGTGCTATTGTAGGTTGTCCACA
This window of the Aquiflexum balticum DSM 16537 genome carries:
- a CDS encoding GNAT family N-acetyltransferase codes for the protein MENNSFIIKPASEKDCIYAETITLEMEESAKARGTGIAKRSPEYIKAKMREGKAVIATTNNGEWAGFCYIEAWGHGKFVANSGLIVAPQFRKFGLASQIKNEIFKLSRSKYPDSKIFGLTTGAAVMKINSGLGYIPVSYGDLTDDEEFWKGCNSCVNVEILKSKNRQNCLCTAMLYDPSKKAKTEDVALRKDFKKNIKLFERWTRLKKYILLNIKKTKTKTLNLF